A window of Micromonospora sp. WMMC415 genomic DNA:
GACCAGAAGTCGAGGCCGATTGAACCAGTAAATCGTTGCGACCGACGCTGCCGACGCCAACGTGAGAGCTATCAGGGATTTCTCAGCGACGAGCCACGAAGCGGCTGTCATGATCAGACCGCAGGTGAGGGCGAGACCAGATGCCTGATAGGGGACTGCCTCGGCAGCGACCGCTGTCAAGCCTCCTCCGTTTCGTGTTGATCAGTGGTTCGGTCGCTCAGCGGGTAGTGGTGCTCAGGTTGCCGACGCCGCGCAGCTCGGCGAGGGCCGAGGCGACCCCGTGCAGCAGGTCGGTCGCCTCGGTCAGCCGGGCCGCCGCCGGGTGTTCGGTGCCCGGTCGCGCGTTCTCCGCCACGTAGCCGGCGGCGGCCACGACCAGCCGCTCGTACGCCGCGACGCCGCTCTCCAGCTGAGCGCTGAGCGCCGCGTGGGCCTCGGCCAGCGGCGCCCGCGCGTCGGGCGGCGCGAGCCGCAGCGCACGTTCGACGCTGGCGACCCGGGCGGCGAGGTCCCGCAGCGACCGGTCGGCCGCGGCGGCCTCGGAAACGGCCGGCTCCGCCAGCCCGGTCAGGCGCGTCGTCATGCCGGCGAAGGTGAGTGCGGCCCGGTCCAGCCGGGCGAACGGCTCGGCGGCGCTGGTGCCGCGCAGCGCCACCCGCGACCGCATCCGGCGGACCTCGGCGAGCACGCCCGGCCCGACGGGGAGCCGCTCCACCGCGGCGACCAGCCGGGCCCGGGAGCGGGCCGCCGCCTCGGCCGGGTCGAGTGGGGGCGGGGCCGGCCGGGCGGCCAGCGCCCGCAGGTCGATCCACCGCCACGCCGCCAACGCCACGGCGCCGCCCGCGCCGGCGGCCCACGCCGCGTCCGGCAGGCCCAGACCGGCATACGGCGTGAGCACGGCGGCGGCGCCGCCGAGGCCACCGGCCAGCACGCTCCACCGGCGGGCGGACCGCCGCAACCGGCCGAGCCGCCGGAAGTACCGCGTACGCTCGTCTGCCACGTCGCCTCCTCGACCCGCCCGCTCAGCCGGCGGCTGTGGTGTCCCCGCTGCCGCGTTCGCGGCTGATGCTGGCCCGGATCTCGTCGAGCCGGGCGGCGGCCGCCGGGTCGGCGGCCGGTGCCGCCGGGGCGGCCTGCTCGGGCCGGGCCACGGCCGGCCGCTCGGCGGCACCGCCGAGCTTCTCCCCCGCCATGCTGGCGCGAATCTGTTCCAGCCGGGCGGAACCGGCCGAATCCAGCGTCGCCTTCTGGATCTCCAGCATGCGTCCCTCGACCGAGTTGCCGGCCAGCTCGGCGCGGCCCATCGCGGTGGCGTACCGCCGCTCGATCCGGTCGCGGACCTCGTCCAGGGTGGGGGTGGTGCCGGGCGCGGTGATCGCGGACATCGACTCCAGCGAGGCGGCGACGCTCTCCTGCATCTTCGCCTGCTCCAGCTGGCTGAGGAGCTTCGCCCGCTCGGCGAGCTTCTGCTGGAGGATCATCGAGTTGTTCTCGACGGCCTTGCGGGCCTGCGCCGCCGCACCGAGCGCCTGGTCGTGCAGGGTCTTCAGGTCCTCGGTGGCCTGCTCGGCCGAGACCAGCTGGGTGGCGAGCGTCTGGGCGGACTGCTCGTAGCGCGACGCCTCGGCCTCGTCGCCCTTCGCGCGGGCCTGGTCGGTCAGCACCAGGGCCTGGCGGGCGTTCGCCTGCAACCGCTCGACCTCGGACATCTGACGGGACAGCTTCATCTCCAGCTGCCGCTGGTTGCCGATCACCGCGGCGGCCTGCTGGACGAGCGCCTGGTGCTGGCGCTGGGCCTCCTCGATCGCCTGCTGGATCTGCACCTTCGGATCGGCG
This region includes:
- a CDS encoding PspA/IM30 family protein, with the protein product MANPFVKGWKYLMALFGAKIDEHADPKVQIQQAIEEAQRQHQALVQQAAAVIGNQRQLEMKLSRQMSEVERLQANARQALVLTDQARAKGDEAEASRYEQSAQTLATQLVSAEQATEDLKTLHDQALGAAAQARKAVENNSMILQQKLAERAKLLSQLEQAKMQESVAASLESMSAITAPGTTPTLDEVRDRIERRYATAMGRAELAGNSVEGRMLEIQKATLDSAGSARLEQIRASMAGEKLGGAAERPAVARPEQAAPAAPAADPAAAARLDEIRASISRERGSGDTTAAG